In Musa acuminata AAA Group cultivar baxijiao chromosome BXJ2-8, Cavendish_Baxijiao_AAA, whole genome shotgun sequence, one genomic interval encodes:
- the LOC103995112 gene encoding protein LIFEGUARD 2, giving the protein MWPKYTKRVDLESGGPSALYPGMIESPDLRWAFIRKIYMILTVQLALTAAVAAVVVSVKSISHFFVSSSAGLGLYIFLIILPFILLCPLYIYRERHPVNLLLLGLFTLSISFAVGMSCAFTSGKVILEAAILTTVVVVSLTLYTFWAARRGHDFNFLGPFLFAAVLVLLVFGLIQILFPLGKISVMIYGGLGAIIFSGYIIYDTDNLIKRFTYDQYVWAAVSLYLDVINLFLSLLTLLRAADS; this is encoded by the exons ATGTGGCCGAAGTACACCAAGCGCGTGGACTTGGAGTCCGGCGGGCCGAGTGCGCTGTATCCGGGCATGATCGAGAGCCCGGATCTCCGGTGGGCGTTCATCAGGAAGATCTACATGATCCTCACCGTCCAGTTGGCGCTGACGGCGGCCGTGGCCGCCGTCGTCGTCTCTGTCAAATCCATCTCCCACTTCTTCGTCTCCTCCAGTGCCGGATTGGGCCTCTACATCTTTCTCATCATCCTGCCATTCATCC TTCTGTGTCCTTTGTACATCTACCGAGAGCGGCATCCTGTGAATCTTCTTCTCCTTGGATTGTTTACGTTGTCGATAAGCTTCGCCGTCGGGATGAGTTGCGCATTCACGAGTG GAAAAGTCATTTTGGAAGCCGCTATCCTCACTACGGTGGTGGTGGTCAGTCTCACTCTGTACACATTCTGGGCTGCTCGGAGGGGCCATGACTTCAACTTCCTTGGCCCCTTCCTTTTTGCTGCTGTCTTGGTATTGCTGGTTTTTGGTCTCATACAG ATTCTATTTCCGCTTGGAAAAATTTCGGTCATGATATACGGTGGGCTAGGAGCAATAATCTTCTCTGGCTACATCATATACGACACTGACAACCTCATCAAGCGCTTTACCTACGATCAGTATGTCTGGGCAGCTGTTTCTCTTTACCTCGACGTCATCAATCTGTTCCTTTCATTGCTTACTTTGCTCAGGGCTGCTGATAGTTGA
- the LOC135619569 gene encoding PITH domain-containing protein At3g04780-like isoform X2 — protein MASVVSSVIPRGQVDLVDFVDWSGVECLNQTTSHPIANALKQGYRDDDGLHLESDADEQLLIYVPFTQVIKLHSAVITGPEEEGPKTVKLFANKEHMGFSNVNDYPPSDSLNLSPDNLKEVPVTLKYVKFQNVRSLTIFIEDNQADGDVTKVQKIALFGTTVDTTNMKDLKKIEEH, from the exons ATGGCTTCGGTCGTCTCCTCCGTGATCCCAAGAGGCCAG GTGGATCTCGTCGATTTCGTGGATTGGAGCGGCGTCGAGTGCCTCAACCAGACAACGAGCCACCCGATCGCCAATGCCTTGAAGCAG GGTTACAGGGATGATGATGGTCTGCATCTGGAGAGCGATGCGGATGAGCAGCTTTTGATTTATGTTCCTTTCACCCAAGTGATCAAGCTGCACTCGGCTGTAATCACGGGCCCGGAGGAGGAAG GTCCCAAGACAGTAAAACTCTTTGCAAACAAAGAGCACATGGGCTTCAG TAATGTTAATGACTATCCACCTAGTGACTCCCTTAATCTATCACCTGATAATCTTAAG GAGGTGCCTGTTACGTTGAAGTATGTCAAGTTTCAAAATGTTCGCAG CTTAACGATTTTTATCGAGGACAATCAAGCTGATGGTGATGTCACAAAAGTTCAGAAGATTGCTCTGTTTGGAACAAC GGTGGACACAACAAACATGAAAGATTTGAAAAAGATAGAAGAGCACTAA
- the LOC103995109 gene encoding leucine-rich repeat extensin-like protein 6, whose protein sequence is MATITSLHKDLVCILLLLFLPFLSLSEYYLPINPRLEKAYVALQAWKQAITADPKNLTLDWCGPHVCNYTGVFCAPAPEDRHELTVAGVDLNHGRIAGTLPEDLGLLSDLALLHLNSNRFHGGLPEAFERLQLLYELDVSNNRFQGPFPAVVLHLPSLKYLDIRFNRFRGEVPRRVFDLRLDALFLNDNQFAFSLPDSIGNSSLSVLVVANNRISGCFPRSITDLADTLNELILLNASITSCIPEDVGKLKNLTVFDVSFNNLVGPLPDSIGEMRKLEQLNVAHNNLSGDIPESICELPRLKNFTYSYNYFCGEPERCLKVVRSRDDRENCIPERPHQRSEEECIAFSSKPVHCDANGCMAPPPPPVHY, encoded by the coding sequence ATGGCCACCATTACAAGCCTCCACAAGGACTTGGTGTGCATCCTTCTActcctcttcctccccttcctctcTCTATCAGAATACTATTTGCCCATCAACCCGAGGCTGGAGAAGGCCTACGTCGCCCTGCAAGCATGGAAGCAGGCCATCACCGCCGACCCCAAGAACCTGACTCTCGACTGGTGCGGCCCGCATGTGTGCAACTACACCGGCGTGTTCTGCGCGCCGGCCCCCGAAGACCGGCACGAGCTCACCGTCGCCGGCGTCGACCTTAACCACGGCAGGATCGCCGGCACGCTCCCCGAGGACCTCGGCCTCCTCTCCGACCTCGCGCTCCTCCACCTCAACTCCAATCGCTTCCACGGCGGCCTCCCGGAGGCGTTCGAGCGCCTCCAGCTCCTCTACGAGCTCGACGTGAGCAACAACCGGTTCCAGGGGCCGTTCCCCGCCGTGGTGCTCCACCTGCCGTCGCTCAAGTACCTCGACATCCGCTTCAACAGGTTCCGCGGCGAGGTCCCCCGCCGGGTCTTCGACCTCAGGCTCGACGCGCTGTTCCTCAACGACAACCAGTTCGCGTTCTCGCTGCCGGACAGCATCGGCAACTCCTCCCTCTCGGTGCTCGTGGTGGCCAACAACCGGATCAGTGGCTGCTTCCCGAGGAGCATCACCGACTTGGCCGACACCCTAAACGAGTTGATACTGCTGAACGCGAGCATCACGTCGTGCATCCCGGAGGACGTCGGGAAGCTGAAGAATCTGACGGTGTTCGACGTGAGCTTCAACAACCTCGTGGGGCCGCTGCCGGACAGCATCGGGGAGATGAGGAAGCTGGAGCAGCTGAACGTGGCGCACAACAACCTCTCCGGCGACATACCGGAGAGCATATGCGAGCTGCCGAGGCTGAAAAACTTCACGTACTCCTACAACTATTTCTGCGGGGAGCCGGAGCGGTGCTTGAAGGTGGTCCGGAGTAGGGACGACCGGGAGAACTGCATACCAGAGCGGCCGCACCAGAGGTCGGAGGAGGAGTGCATCGCGTTCTCGTCCAAGCCGGTACACTGTGACGCCAACGGCTGCATGGCGCCACCTCCACCGCCGGTGCATTATTAG
- the LOC135619569 gene encoding PITH domain-containing protein At3g04780-like isoform X1, which yields MASVVSSVIPRGQVDLVDFVDWSGVECLNQTTSHPIANALKQGYRDDDGLHLESDADEQLLIYVPFTQVIKLHSAVITGPEEEGGPKTVKLFANKEHMGFSNVNDYPPSDSLNLSPDNLKEVPVTLKYVKFQNVRSLTIFIEDNQADGDVTKVQKIALFGTTVDTTNMKDLKKIEEH from the exons ATGGCTTCGGTCGTCTCCTCCGTGATCCCAAGAGGCCAG GTGGATCTCGTCGATTTCGTGGATTGGAGCGGCGTCGAGTGCCTCAACCAGACAACGAGCCACCCGATCGCCAATGCCTTGAAGCAG GGTTACAGGGATGATGATGGTCTGCATCTGGAGAGCGATGCGGATGAGCAGCTTTTGATTTATGTTCCTTTCACCCAAGTGATCAAGCTGCACTCGGCTGTAATCACGGGCCCGGAGGAGGAAGGTG GTCCCAAGACAGTAAAACTCTTTGCAAACAAAGAGCACATGGGCTTCAG TAATGTTAATGACTATCCACCTAGTGACTCCCTTAATCTATCACCTGATAATCTTAAG GAGGTGCCTGTTACGTTGAAGTATGTCAAGTTTCAAAATGTTCGCAG CTTAACGATTTTTATCGAGGACAATCAAGCTGATGGTGATGTCACAAAAGTTCAGAAGATTGCTCTGTTTGGAACAAC GGTGGACACAACAAACATGAAAGATTTGAAAAAGATAGAAGAGCACTAA
- the LOC103995111 gene encoding protein LIFEGUARD 2-like isoform X1: MKDWRGWDVEAGGAAAGGGASLYPNMMESPQLRWAFIRKVYTIVALQIVITIGVAAAINLIAPVRDFLLDRSTASFAAGVAIMILPFLVMLPMMYFSERHPINFVLLVLFTVCIGFAVGLACTTRGGTAILEAATLTAAVVGGLTLYTFWAAKRGHDFSFLGPFLFAALLALTIFSLIQVRSSAVLHVADLFSFLYVYGLSLPEQVLFPMGTITTRVFGCISAVVFAGFIIYDTDNLIKRHSYDQYVCAAISLYLDIINLFLALLSTMED; the protein is encoded by the exons ATGAAGGATTGGAGGGGATGGGACGTCGAGGCAGGGGGCGCTGCCGCCGGCGGTGGGGCGTCGCTGTACCCCAACATGATGGAGAGCCCGCAGCTGCGGTGGGCGTTCATCCGCAAGGTCTACACCATCGTCGCCCTCCAGATCGTGATCACCATCGGCGTCGCGGCGGCCATCAACTTAATCGCTCCGGTCCGCGACTTCCTCCTCGACCGCTCGACCGCCTCGTTCGCGGCCGGCGTCGCCATTATGATCTTGCCGTTCTTGG TAATGCTTCCGATGATGTACTTCAGCGAGCGCCACCCCATCAACTTtgtcctcctcgtcctcttcaCCGTCTGCATCGGCTTCGCTGTTGGATTGGCATGCACGACTCGAGGAG GCACGGCTATACTGGAAGCTGCAACCCTAACAGCTGCGGTGGTTGGGGGTCTCACTCTCTACACATTCTGGGCGGCCAAGAGAGGCCACGACTTCAGCTTCCTCGGTCCGTTCTTGTTTGCGGCTCTCCTTGCACTGACCATCTTCTCGCTCATCCAGGTTAGGAGTAGCGCAGTTCTCCATGTCGCCGACTTATTCTCGTTTCTCTATGTATACGGCTTGAGCCTACCTGAGCAGGTGTTGTTTCCGATGGGAACGATCACGACGAGGGTGTTCGGGTGCATTTCGGCGGTGGTCTTCGCCGGCTTCATCATCTACGACACCGACAACCTGATCAAGCGACACAGCTACGACCAGTACGTGTGTGCCGCCATCTCGCTCTACCTAGACATCATCAATCTCTTCTTGGCGTTGCTCAGCACCATGGAAGACTGA
- the LOC103995111 gene encoding protein LIFEGUARD 4-like isoform X2 codes for MKDWRGWDVEAGGAAAGGGASLYPNMMESPQLRWAFIRKVYTIVALQIVITIGVAAAINLIAPVRDFLLDRSTASFAAGVAIMILPFLVMLPMMYFSERHPINFVLLVLFTVCIGFAVGLACTTRGGTAILEAATLTAAVVGGLTLYTFWAAKRGHDFSFLGPFLFAALLALTIFSLIQVLFPMGTITTRVFGCISAVVFAGFIIYDTDNLIKRHSYDQYVCAAISLYLDIINLFLALLSTMED; via the exons ATGAAGGATTGGAGGGGATGGGACGTCGAGGCAGGGGGCGCTGCCGCCGGCGGTGGGGCGTCGCTGTACCCCAACATGATGGAGAGCCCGCAGCTGCGGTGGGCGTTCATCCGCAAGGTCTACACCATCGTCGCCCTCCAGATCGTGATCACCATCGGCGTCGCGGCGGCCATCAACTTAATCGCTCCGGTCCGCGACTTCCTCCTCGACCGCTCGACCGCCTCGTTCGCGGCCGGCGTCGCCATTATGATCTTGCCGTTCTTGG TAATGCTTCCGATGATGTACTTCAGCGAGCGCCACCCCATCAACTTtgtcctcctcgtcctcttcaCCGTCTGCATCGGCTTCGCTGTTGGATTGGCATGCACGACTCGAGGAG GCACGGCTATACTGGAAGCTGCAACCCTAACAGCTGCGGTGGTTGGGGGTCTCACTCTCTACACATTCTGGGCGGCCAAGAGAGGCCACGACTTCAGCTTCCTCGGTCCGTTCTTGTTTGCGGCTCTCCTTGCACTGACCATCTTCTCGCTCATCCAG GTGTTGTTTCCGATGGGAACGATCACGACGAGGGTGTTCGGGTGCATTTCGGCGGTGGTCTTCGCCGGCTTCATCATCTACGACACCGACAACCTGATCAAGCGACACAGCTACGACCAGTACGTGTGTGCCGCCATCTCGCTCTACCTAGACATCATCAATCTCTTCTTGGCGTTGCTCAGCACCATGGAAGACTGA
- the LOC103995108 gene encoding protein tesmin/TSO1-like CXC 2: protein MDTPERAKIAGTPLSKFEDSPIYNFINNLSPIQPVKSIDSVPIAHTHQPLNFASLSSIFSSPHDNPPRETRFLTRHPFTDYFKQENFSDNVGESSLCPEVSDAGRPSGFTSSSQENCTMTCSLNEATVDPPDECPALPSTFPQSTQYYSGSPDHNVEPCLGIKMDLKLDVGHTPVEFHFVQNGVERRKVLFAMEDGVQENLPLELNKDKGVGCVWESLIPDDGQSLLIFDSSTESEAHKGVSEKAVDNDGHSIVSLLSNCTENADHLQKTKPDISHGPCVHNVNQDPSQNCSKVFEKEDETDHATKMLSDMCHDQVDSHQQRGMRRRCLVFEVASVSKRNMYSDSKLNPLTSLSFKGKSVCDTKNLKPEIRESLYALPGIGLHLNALATTSKDRMVNMETLASEKQIISIPCSVGSLTSTTAGRNSLRKSSAVEKDLCPSGSEVDLQIVSDDAPKDATPNICEELSQGSPKKKRRKSGNGGESDGCKRCNCKKSKCLKLYCECFAAGVYCSEPCSCQGCFNKPIHEETVLATRRQIESRNPLAFAPKVIRTSESGLEMGDDDKKTPASARHKRGCNCKKSNCLKKYCECYQGGVGCSIGCRCEGCKNLFGRKDGFLPRFEELEQAEKEANACEKENESLGDDQQNTSIQIDEHHSSGHILPITPYQSCRLSVELPFSSIASSTTSTKLSIGRSPALYGSHMLRKCEMVLPSPKLENNVSTVVEDDTPAILRPTVSPTTTGIRIASPNQKRVSPPHGGVGLSPPSRKGCRKLILRSIPSFPPLGSDVSTEHPVNYSNSSFGSSTVI from the exons ATGGACACGCCCGAGCGGGCTAAGATCGCGGGGACGCCGCTCTCCAAGTTCGAG GATTCACCAATCTATAACTTCATCAATAATTTGTCTCCTATCCAGCCTGTCAAGTCGATAGATTCAGTACCTATTGCACATACACATCAACCAttgaactttgcttctctttcttcCATATTTAGTTCACCACATGACAATCCTCCAAGGGAAACTAGGTTTTTGACAAG GCATCCTTTCACAGACTATTTCAAACAAGAAAATTTTTCAGACAATGTTGGTGAAAGTAGCCTATGCCCAGAGGTTTCTGATGCTGGTAGGCCATCCGGATTCACTTCCAGTTCACAGGAAAATTGCACTATGACATGTTCACTTAATGAGGCTACTGTTGATCCTCCTGATGAATGCCCAGCCCTCCCTAGTACCTTTCCTCAGTCTACACAATATTATTCAGGTAGTCCTGACCATAATGTGGAACCATGCCTTGGTATTAAAATGGATCTTAAGCTCGATGTAGGACATACACCAGTGGAGTTTCACTTTGTTCAAAATGGGGTAGAAAGGCGAAAAGTTTTGTTTGCTATGGAGGATGGGGTTCAAGAAAATCTTCCACTTGAGCTGAACAAAGACAAAGGAGTTGGGTGTGTCTGGGAAAGTTTAATCCCTGATGATGGTCAAAGTCTGTTGATATTTGATTCATCCACAGAATCAGAGGCCCACAAAGGAGTGAGTGAGAAAGCTGTGGACAATGATGGGCATTCCATTGTTTCTCTGTTGTCAAACTGCACAGAGAATGCTGATCATCTACAGAAAACAAAACCTGATATCTCTCATGGCCCTTGTGTCCATAATGTCAACCAAGATCCTTCTCAGAACTGTAGCAAAGTTTTTGAGAAGGAAGATGAAACAGATCATGCTACAAAAATGTTGTCAGATATGTGCCATGATCAG GTCGACAGCCACCAACAACGTGGCATGCGCAGACGTTGTTTGGTTTTTGAAGTGGCTAGTGTTTCTAAAAGGAATATGTATAGTGACTCCAAGCTCAACCCATTGACTTCTTTGTCATTCAAAGGCAAGAGCGTTTGTGACACCAAGAATTTGAAACCTGAGATTAGAGAATCACTGTATGCTTTGCCTGGTATTGGATTACATTTGAATGCCCTTGCAACAACATCAAAGGATAGAATGGTTAATATGGAGACTCTGGCTTCTGAGAAACAAATAATCAGCATTCCTTGCTCTGTTGGTTCCTTGACATCAACAACAGCTGGGAGGAACAGTCTGAGGAAGTCCTCAGCTGTCGAGAAGGATCTCTGTCCCAGTGGGAGTGAAGTTGACCTTCAGATTGTTTCCGATGATGCTCCAAAGGATGCCACACCTAATATCTGTGAGGAATTAAGTCAAGGCAGTCCAAAGAAGAAAAG ACGCAAGTCAGGAAATGGAGGCGAAAGTGACGGATGCAAGCGTTGCAACTGTAAGAAGTCGAAATGCTTGAAACT CTATTGCGAGTGTTTTGCTGCTGGAGTTTACTGTTCTGAGCCCTGTTCTTGTCAAGGATGTTTTAACAAACCCATCCACGAGGAAACAGTCCTAGCTACTCGCAGGCAGATAGAATCTCGTAATCCACTTGCGTTTGCCCCAAAAGTAATTCGAACATCTGAATCTGGTCTGGAAATGGGG GATGATGACAAAAAGACTCCTGCTTCGGCACGTCATAAAAGAGGGTGCAATTGCAAAAAATCAAATTGCCTGAAGAAATACTGTGAATGCTATCAG ggTGGTGTTGGATGCTCCATCGGCTGCAGATGTGAAGGATGCAAAAATTtatttggaagaaaagatg GTTTTCTGCCACGATTTGAAGAACTTGAACAAGCGGAGAAAGAAGCCAATGCTTGTGAGAAGGAAAATGAAAGTCTGGGTGATGATCAACAGAACACCAGCATCCAGATCGACGAACATCATTCTTCAGGACACATTTTACCCATTACACCTTACCAGAGCTGCAG GTTATCAGTCGAACTGCCATTTTCTTCAATTGCAAGCAGCACAACAAGTACTAAGCTCTCCATCGGACGTTCTCCTGCATTATATGGCTCTCACATGCTTCGGAAGTGCGAAATGGTTCTCCCTTCACCTAAGTTGGAAAATAATGTGAGCACAGTGGTGGAGGATGACACTCCAGCTATTCTAAGACCCACTGTATCACCCACCACGACGGGCATTAGGATTGCTTCCCCTAACCAGAAGAGGGTTTCACCGCCACACGGTGGAGTTGGGTTGTCGCCGCCAAGCCGTAAAGGTTGCAGGAAACTGATACTGAGATCCATCCCCTCCTTCCCACCACTCGGTAGCGATGTATCAACTGAACATCCAGTGAACTATTCCAACAGCTCTTTCGGTTCATCTACCGTCATTTGA